In the Populus trichocarpa isolate Nisqually-1 chromosome 1, P.trichocarpa_v4.1, whole genome shotgun sequence genome, TTAATGCTAAccctaaattgattttttttttatcatatttgtaaaaattaaaaagatatgtctcacatcatattttcttttaagaaggTAAATCCAAGTCATTCCGGTGCAATCATCGATAAACATCACAAATCCTTTTGCTCCTAAAATATTAGGAATTTTATATGATCCTTATATATTAGAGTGAATTATAGTAAATGGAGACAAAGATCTTGAAtcacttaaagaaaaagatattttatggtGCTTTACAAACTCATAAATTTTACAATGAATTTGTTCAacatcaagatttttaaataaagctaGAAACATTTTCTTAAGAGTTTTAAAGGAGGGATGCCCTAAACGACGATAATGATTCCATATATTATCTTTATTAGAATTGACTGAAATGAAGGATCGAGGAAAAGGGTTACTATTGCTGCTTTGCATTCGAAGTACGTACAACCCATCCTTGACTTTAGCTTGCCCAATCATCCTTCCCATAACTAGGTCTTGAAATATGAAGTgatcaaaaaagaaagttgCACTACAAATTAGGTCCTTGATTATTTTATGGATAGATAACAAATTGGCAGCAAGATTAGGAACAtgtaacatttttttaagagagagtAAGGGACTAAGAGAGATGTTCCTTGGCCTGAACTGTGGTTAAAGATCCATCAACCACTGTGATTTTCTTACTGTTAGGATAAGGTTGGTAAGATATGAAAGAACCTGCACAATAGGTCATGTGGTCTGTTGCACCCAAGTCAATGACCCAGGTGCTAGAATAACCTTTATTTGAGGCACTAAAAACatgagaaattgaaattttaccATTTTGAGCTAAAAAGCATGACCCAGATGGTTTCTCTATCGAGTTGAGTAAGGTTCTTAAGCGTTCAATCTATTCTTTATTGAGCCCTCCCACTTCTAGTGTGTTGAATTCATGGACTTACTCTTTAGAATTTGTCGAGTGTGCCTGTCCTTTTGACTGGTTCCATTTGTATCCTCCATTTCGCCATATCCTTGGTGGTTTTCCATAGAGTTTCTAGCATGACTATTTTGTATGGCTTGTTTTCTTACAGTTATTATAGAACTGGTCATCTTTAgaggtttttttcccttttattcttTACCATTTCTGCAATATTCATGGCATCACTTGGGTTCTTGCTATTGATTATCATCATAGCTGACCCTTTGATATTAGGGACATCAAGCATCACGATTCTCCTCCTTTCTTCAGCCTTTATCAATGATAACATCTCATTGAGTGAAAGAAAAGATTCTTTTCGAAGTATTTAGACTCACACTTGGTCAAACTCTATATTGAGTCTTGCAAGAAATTTAAagatcctctctctctttccataTAATTCTTTAGAATTATAGCATATTCACTGCACTGCATCTTAAAATCTTGATAATAATCTAACTCCAACCAGAAACATTTCATAGTATTGTAATATTCAATAACCATCATAGTACCTTGTTTGGCACTGAGAGCTTCATCTTAATCTCATATATTAACGCAACATCCTTCACTTTGGAATAAGTTTTTCTCACTACTTCCCAAATATCCTTTGTTGTGGCTAGGAACATGTAAGGACCACAAACCTTTGACATCATAGTTTTATAGCCACAATATAATCATGGAGTCTTTTTCATCCTAAAGTGTGAACTTTAGTTCTTTTGGACTAGGAGGACTGTCAATCAAATGGTTgatctttcccttctctttcaGAAAAGTTTTCACTATTTATAACCACTTCAAATAGTTTATTCCATTCAGCCGATATAACAATTGTAAATTCTGGAGTTCTCTTGATGTTTGGCTgatttgtgtttcttttatgGTGTTTTCAGACATGATTAAGAACTAAACAAGTTTACTAGGTTAGACAACAAGAAATGGCAGGGTAGGGTaggaaaataaagtattttttttagagcttTGATCCTGACTCTGATACAATATGGAGAATTCTTGTCTTCATGTTTCTCATTTACTACAATagaaatacatatatatatatatatacacacacacacacacacacacaacatcTATAAGTCTATTTTAGGACAGTTCCATAATTGTTATTAACTACACATAAATAGACATTACTAACAAATCCTATTTCTATAGAAAAAGATATCtgactttttgtttttacatccTATAAATCAGGTCCAATCAATCTTAATTGTACTATAATCTTCAACATTTTCTTCCTTCAACATTCGATTTATTGGGAATTGGtctttatgcttttttttttctctttcctttctacGAGGTTATCTCAATCCTATGCCCAGGATTACAGGGTTAgcgggttaacccaagttgactgaaatttttttctgtgctttttattttttttaggttctccctttaatattgagttgtttaataatcgagcttcataattttttttttatcaatttgtttattatcattgtattttgttttattcgTATTATTTAGATTATTCAAGTTTGTTAAACTCAATCAAGTTAATAACTtaagtcttgattttttttttgctttttttaggAATGCTTGTGCGctataacatcttttttttccatgtcaaaacaaaattcagacTAGCCTATGGTGTAGCGCGAGCCTCCTATCTGGTTCGTCATGTCTTTGAAACAGGTTCTCAAAATTAACTATGGATCCGAGATCACTCTTCTCACAATCACCAGGGTTCCTCACCTTTGTCATCTAACAATTTAATCTTGCaatttgtctatatatataatccatTACCAACTCATGAACACCTCTTTTAAATTCTGCAATCTGTCTCTACATGTCTTCTATCACcggtttttgaatgtttttttcacGAGGGGGAATCTCTTCATCCCCTCATACATAAGCACATCCTATACTGCCACCTCTTTTAGCTATGATTAttccaacacacaacaagcAAATAAACACTAGAATCGTTGAACTGCGATACTAActaatgcaaataaaaacaacatactagaaaataacaaactagaaagataaaattgaagccGAATGAGGTTGTCACATAAAActctaattcatatttttattactatataaATAACTCATATGTAGTCTGGATTTTTAAGAGGTATACAACtccttaaataaattaaaaaaccaaccaaaacaaactagaaatcataaaataataatgactaagaaaaatattctcTCCCTGGATATCCCCCGCGACCTGTGTAAGTGATTCATTTGGGCATGTTTTTGAGCAATTTGATGAACCGAGACAGAGGTTATGGTCTTGTACATTGCATTTCTACCTACTTCGCTTGCCTTATATTCAGTTCATCTTTCTTGGATAATCCGAATTGATCGCATGACTTTGATGCCCATCCAAAACTTAAATGAGAAACACGCCTAATCCGAGTTGATCGCATGGCTTTGATGCCCATCCAAAACTTAAATGAGAAGCACACCTTTCTTACTGTCATTTGAGTACTATGAATTCCATTATATTTCCATCTTTTTGCACcgtcatttttgttttgtttttatgcagAACGGTATGATTAATTTCCAACTAAAGTTTTTGAAGACAATACTTTCCTGCTCTAGCCTGCAAGCTGCTCTTGGCATCTTGCTATGCTAAGGCAAGCATAAAGAtgtcattgttttgttttatatgaacatTTTACCTTGCCTTCTCATACTTGTCGGGAACAAAATGTGAAGTCTGTCCACATGATGTCTGCCTAAGCAAAGCAAatccttaattttatataagcGTCAATGCCGTGTTCTAACACAGCTTGCTAAAGAGTGGAaggcctttatatatatatatcaagaataGACTTATCACAAGTAAAGATGGGAGAGAGTGGTGTCCCAACAATAGATCTGCAAGAGTTTCCAGGACAGTATGAGAAACTGAGAAGAGCATGTGAAGAGTGGGGCTGTTTCAGGCTCGTGAATCACAATATCTCTTTGGCCCTCATGGCAGATATGAAGAGGGTTGTGAGATCATTGTTAGACCTGCCCTTCGATGTGAAAAAGCGCAACTTAGATGTCATATCTGGGAGTGGCTACATGGCACCAAGCCAAGTCAACCCTCTTTACGAGGCTTTGGGACTTTATGATATGGGGTCTTCACAGGCTGTGGAAACTTTCTGCTCCCAATTGGATGCCTCTTCTTACCAAAGgtaattttttcctttcatttgtcTTGAATTTGTACCACTCTTCACTTCATTTTCATTAAGTTTCTTAAAGCTGAAAACAATTGGCTGTTGGAAGGTAAAATGAGAACTATCATCATTATTACTGGAGAAGGCATTCTGAAAATCAATCTTATGATAGAAAATCCTTAGAATCAGTAGATTGAACCCTTATGATGGAGTGAGATGTGCTACATCACTTTGGATGCTAGTATTGACAAGACAGCTCCACTTCCTTTTTGGGTTATCTTGTAGCCTCTCTGAATGGGGGCCAATTGCTCTTATCTTGAACTAAAATGTTTAGAAATCTTTTCAAACTTCTGGCTACAAGGAGTTTCAGCAGCAAATTCTTACTGAAATGAACTTGGTTTCTTTAATGTCATTTCTACAcattatattctattttttatttgcaattgtTGTTGCCAGAGAAGTTATAGAGATGTATGCCAAGGCAATTCATGGGGTGGCCAAGGATGTAGCTCGAAAGTTGGCTGAAAGTTTAGGGTTAAGTGGTGATTTTTTTGAGTCATGGGTTTGCCAGTTCAGGATCAACAAGTACAACTTCACCCCTGAAACTATAGGCTCCTCTGGAGTCCAAATACATACAGATTCTGGGTTCCTGACTATCCTTCAAGATGATAAAAATGTTGGAGGGCTTGAAGTGATGAACCCGTCTGGTGTGTATGTAGCTGTTGATCCGGTGCCAGGCACCCTCCTGATCAATCTTGGAGACATTGCTAAGGTAATGATAGAGTTCCTGTATCTGTTTACCTTTTCATTAGTAGTAAATCGGCTTCTTAGTTCTTAAGCTGCTGCTTGTTGATGTCACAAAGGCATGGAGCAATGGGAGGTTTCGTAACGTGCAGCATCGAGTGCAATGCAAGGAAGCTACAATTCGGATTTCAATTGCTTCATTCCTGCTGGCTTCCGATGAGGAAGTGGAAGCTCCGCCGGAACTTGTGGACTCTGAACACCCTCGTCTCTATGTCCCTTTCACTTATGAAGATTACAGAAAGCTGAGACTTACCACAAAATTGCAGGCTGGTGAAGCCCTTGAACTTAAACGTATCAAgtcctaaaaaataaaggagcaAGCAATTTGCAGCCTGAAGAACTGCTGCACTTGCCagtaacacaaaataaattggAATGACTATCATTTTAGCTTTACCTTTCTAGTTTGGTAAAGAAGGGATCTCTTAGATTTTGACATTACCTGAACTGAATGTCATGATTTCAAGCAAACTAAGTAATACAAGTATGCTTGATTCTCCATAGATTTGCAATGTTCCTGTGTTTGaacagaaaagagagaggatttTATCTCAAGAATTTTATAAACAAGAAAGTATTGTTCGACATCATACAATGTTTTTGTTAGCTCTCAACATGGAAGTGCTCTGAAAATTGCAGCCTAAGCAACATGTGCTGGGTTTCTCTCTGTCTGAACAACCAAACTTCTGAAGAAGAATTGGTTTAGACAACTTAGAACACATTTACTGCATTGATCTTCAGATTAAGGAAATGAGGAAGAGGTTTTGGAGAAGCATTTGCAAGTTGATCTTAAGAAGACACTAGATTATTTATCGGTTCTTCTATTATGCAGGttggatgaaatttttttaaaacatttcaaaaaatttaggtattgttaatgtattttcaagaaaaaaaatcatgcagggATTTATCTAATGTGACCCgatttattttacaaattcaaaaacaacctaaacaattagaaaaaaaacataatttgaataaaaaaaaatcaaggctaacatttttttaaaaaaatattgagacaaaaacatattggatcgatctGGATCAACTTAGGTCAACATGTAAAATTTACGACTCAGATTATGAGATcgtaataacctcatagaaaataaataaataaaatatattgaaactaactcaattaacctaatgttgaagaatgaaattgaaaaaaaaaatcgataaaaaaaggataaaaaacttgagtcaacccagATTAACCTGTTGAACTTGGATCATGAGACTagaataacccaatagaaagcaaatcaaaataaattatgaaactcaatttccaatcaatccaatattgaaggatgaaattgaaaataaataattaaaaaagaacaaaaacgaCCCGGGGCAATCCACATAACCCTTGACTCTAGCCAGAGATTAAAATAACCttgtagaaaacaaatcaatatataaaatttaattctcaattaatctatgcattaaagataaaattaaaaagaaaaacctaatcACAAAAGATATCTCAACAAAATAAGTTAACGGGGTTAattcgtgaaaaaaaaaaacaatgattttgttaattaattaattaataagagCAACATTAATAGCACCACATTCTACTTGATCTTTGATATGCACACAATTGTTGAAAggaaaaggttgaaaaaaaaaaaactgctagtTACAAATAGTAAAAAAgtaacttaaaaaagaaaagctttgAACATAATAATTCAAGTGCATCTATTATGGCAAAAATGTGCACGCAAAAATTTGGCCAATTATGTGAATTAATCGGCTGCTTTGACTGATAATCGTTAATACCTCGGAAATTTGTGGGGTTGTTGCGAAATAATCAACAGCAAATCGGCGAGTATTATCCGTGAAGGGAGTAGTTAATCGGGAGGGATGTCAAAAAATCGGAAATTGCTCGGCAGCATGTGAAAACTTGGTATTTGACCGTGAAATAACCGTAAAACAATCGGGTCTGGGATTTTAACCGGAGATCTTTAGATAAAATCGGCAATTCAATCGGAGAGAAAAGAATCGGCGATGAATGGACAATTCAATTCAAGCACCCAGAAAAATCGCCAATTAATCGGGAGCGAAAGATCAGCTAAGAATTTATATTCACCCTAGTAACCCATTAAACACATAACTTCggttatgaattttattgggttaaattatttttttatcttattatataataaaaaatataaatattaattcataattaatttaatattaaataaaaaaataaaaaaaaataaaaaaaatagattagacgcacgagataaaaaaaatattgccagCAAAAACTCTTGAACCCGCAACCTTCACGATGTCAGCGTCATACGTTAGCCAAGTGAGCCGCAAATAAAAACAGTATATCATGCTTAGAAAACTATATGAATATGACTCACTATTCACGCTCAtcctattttattatatttataattgtgtTTGACTTGACTTTAAGAACATATAAAACTCAATACAAATCTTGAATGAAAGACAAGTTAAcatgaatttgaaaataataactaaCTAAGGAGAAAGATCATGTTCATCTATGAATTTGATTGAGTTCTGGTTTTATTCACAGTAAGTGATCTTGTTGTAAGAAACTATCAGTTCCCAGTATACTGTAACTGATGCAAATAGTCAGCATTGCCTTCTGACTTTCTCTCTACTTCCCTGCATGCTTTCACGGCAAATTACTTGTTCTTTTTACCTCTTTCAATCTGATTTAACCcccttttttttgtcattgttgGAAGGGGAGAGCGAGTGATaatggggaaaaaaacaatttaattttgtggATAATATCAAGCAACATTGGATTTGCccctttcctctctctttcgATTAACCAACAGAGATCCAAAGTCATTGAATCTCACGGTTCAATGTTTGAACAGTCAAAGTCTGACCCTTCAAAGCCAAAGCATCCAAACCAGAACACAAAGTCATTGAAGATCAcatgaaggaaaagaaaattaagccaAAGCATCCAAACCAGAACACAAAGTCAAAGCAATCAAGTGTCCAACACTCAGGGTCAGCCTGGATTATAATTTCGGAGGTAAATCTGCATCAAtcccaaaatttttttaaaaattcaatcaataaattcataatgatttattaaaaaaatcacattattCTCCCCTTAATAGTTATTAACCGTTGTCACTTAATTGTATAGCTGTAAAATATCGCTCGATccagattaagaaaaataaaatgaaaaactatGGCTGACTTagttaaaaattcaagtttatcaacatatttaattgatttaagcTTGAACACTCGTGTCTTATTACCCTTGACTTTGTGGTTTGGATGCATTGGCtagattttcttttccatgtgaTCTTCGAGGGTCAGACTCGTgcttgtttgagagtgtggttatgattgctttttaaaatatttttcatgctaaaatacattaaaatgatatatttttttattttttaaaaattatttttgaaatcaacatgtcaaaacgatccaaaatatatataaaaattaatttttaataacaaaaaaattaaatttttatggaaCGGGGTGTAAACGATGCCGAATTAGTACAACTTGACTGTTCAAACATTGAATTGTGAGGGTCAATGAATTTGGATCTCTGTTGGTTAATTGAAACAAAGCGAGGAAAAGGGCAAATCCAGTGTTGCTTGATTATCCACAAAATATTGGTGGAAATAAGGAAGAAAATTCTTACAATTCTgtggattaaattttttttttttttacacaattacTCGGTCTCCCCTTCCAACaatgaccaaaaaaaagaagaaaaaaaaggggtcaATCAAATTGAAAGAGGCAAAAAGAACAAGTAATTTGCAGTATTGAAATCTTAGATGCTTCCCTTTTGTTGCCAAGAAAtgtgaagagaaaagaagaagaagaaataaaaggatgaTTTAGAAATGGCACTTTGCAGCTTCTAGACAGGTCTCACAGGAGAGTCCGTGTATCCTTCACTTTCCCTGCTGATGTATTGAGGGGTCCAACCAGATGTAATGGGAGTTGTCCCAGCTGAACTAGCGTCGAAGTCGATGCTGCCGTCGTATGCTGGCCATACGAATGCTGGCTTGAAAGGAGGGACGCGCGGCGCTGGCACTGACCCGGATACTATTTGAAAGATGGCCTGTGTTTTAGGCCTTTCGTTTGCTATCGGATGGGAACATGCTAGTCCGAGTAGCAGCAGCCTCTGTGCTTCCTCAGCAACATAGTCATTGTTCAGCCTTTCGTCCACAGCTTCTAGTATACGCCCTTCGCGATGTAGTGACCAGACCCAGTCCACCAAGAATTGGAATCCTCCAATCTTGGTCCATGGACGCTGACCGCACACTACCTCTAGAACTACTGCACCGAAGCCATAGACATCAGACTCGGGGGTGGCCTTGCCAGTGTGAAAGCATTCTGGTGCGATGTAGCCCAAGGTTCCAGGCACTCCCTCTAGCTCAGCATAGGATGTCTTCTCATTCTCCAATGCACGAGCCAGACCGAAGTCACCTAATCGAGCATTGAACTCAGAATCCAGCATGATATTACTAGCCTTGAGGTCGCGATGCACCACTGTCTGATCATATTCCTTATGGAGGTAGTGCAGAGCTGATGCTACACCTGATATGATCTTGTACCTTAAGTTCCACCCTAGGATGGTATTCTCCTCATCTTCATGGAATAGGTGATTGTCCAAACTCCCGTTTGGCATGTAGTCATACACTAGAAGCAACATCCCATTCTTGTGGCACCAGCCTAGTTAATGAATTTCAAGATTATTATCAGAAACCATTTTAATTAAGATCCACATTATACTGAAGTATGAACATGGATTGAGCAGTAAGACTGTTGCATTGAAGATTTAGAGCCAAATTGGCTATGCAACCCATGAAAGTGACACGCACACTACCATTTACTTGGTCATGGATGTGGCAATGTGGGTAGTTGGTCCTTTCAAATTTCCAAATTCCAGTTATGTAGCTCTACATTTTAGACTCTTTGAAAGCAAAatctttggtttctttttttttcactcttacTCAAAAAAAGGATGCCAAATCATGTTCACACGAGCATTTCTTAAGATTTTAGCAACATGATTAAATTAGATATAGCTATTGAcagccttttcttttcaaaagtgTGATCCACTTGAAAAAATGAAcgttaaaagaatttaaaaagaaaaaaagaaaccaataaTTAAATGTTACAGATGATCAAAACAAAAGCAGAAAAGGTAAATTACAAGGAGAATGATCTGCCAACAAACATCACGAGTCTCTACCGAGTTTCATCAAAAGATTTACCAACAGCCCTATTGCTACACTTCTGTGATGAAATCAACAATTGTAGGCCTACCTAACAAACAGAATGTTTAAAAAAGGGTTGTTCAAAATTTGAACAGTTCCAAACCAGGCACATGCCAAGTTGTAAGACAACATTTTGCACCAGCATGTGCTAAGATTCCTTCTTGGAACTTGGCTACAGTGAAAACCTTGTAATTCGCAAACCCTTTTTGTTATTCTCAATATCAagctatattttcaaaacaattgaGTATTTTCACTTTCAAGATGTAAAAAAATGTTCACCAGGACAAAGAAAATGATATGATCTAGACTTTGTATGGACACGTGGTAAAACGTAAAAGGAGAAACAAAGAGAGGTAGATGTGAAATATAgcaagagagaagaaaacttACCGAGTAACCGGACTAGATGTTTATGGCGGAGACGGTTAATGACAGTAAGCTCAGACAGGAAATCATCCTGACCCTTGATGTTGTCTCTAGAGAACTTTTTGACAGCAACTTGGATGTTCTCTTTTGGCAGCACACCTTTGTAGACCACACCAAATCCACCTTGACCAAGCTTATGCTTCTCATCGAAATTGTTGGTGGCCTTCTTCAGATCCTTGAACGGGAACTCCCTCGGCATTCCGGGCAAGCTCTGAAGGGCACGTAACAGCTTAGGGTCCGATGCT is a window encoding:
- the LOC7480363 gene encoding probable L-type lectin-domain containing receptor kinase S.5 — translated: MDLQASIAIIISFLIFAFSQAQDLQPFHQEYGPFNETYYGIFEVEEPATISNSALQITPDSINGNFTLANRSGRVMLNKSFTLWEDDGVGGARVASFNSSFLINIFRLNNSIPGEGFAFLIAPDLELPENSNGQYLGLTNSTTDNNPSNGIVAIELDTVKQEFDPDDNHMGLNIHSVISRKTVPLVNLGIEIAPVGGRNHMVWVHYYGNSKRMEVYMVEEGKGKPATPTLAAELNLKEHVRPKSYFGFAASTGSNFQLNCVLKWNLTVEMLSDPVVNGSGRDNKKLIKICVGIGVALFSFLLIGVGSLVYYLHKKRAASDPKLLRALQSLPGMPREFPFKDLKKATNNFDEKHKLGQGGFGVVYKGVLPKENIQVAVKKFSRDNIKGQDDFLSELTVINRLRHKHLVRLLGWCHKNGMLLLVYDYMPNGSLDNHLFHEDEENTILGWNLRYKIISGVASALHYLHKEYDQTVVHRDLKASNIMLDSEFNARLGDFGLARALENEKTSYAELEGVPGTLGYIAPECFHTGKATPESDVYGFGAVVLEVVCGQRPWTKIGGFQFLVDWVWSLHREGRILEAVDERLNNDYVAEEAQRLLLLGLACSHPIANERPKTQAIFQIVSGSVPAPRVPPFKPAFVWPAYDGSIDFDASSAGTTPITSGWTPQYISRESEGYTDSPVRPV
- the LOC7480362 gene encoding 2-oxoglutarate-dependent dioxygenase DAO encodes the protein MGESGVPTIDLQEFPGQYEKLRRACEEWGCFRLVNHNISLALMADMKRVVRSLLDLPFDVKKRNLDVISGSGYMAPSQVNPLYEALGLYDMGSSQAVETFCSQLDASSYQREVIEMYAKAIHGVAKDVARKLAESLGLSGDFFESWVCQFRINKYNFTPETIGSSGVQIHTDSGFLTILQDDKNVGGLEVMNPSGVYVAVDPVPGTLLINLGDIAKAWSNGRFRNVQHRVQCKEATIRISIASFLLASDEEVEAPPELVDSEHPRLYVPFTYEDYRKLRLTTKLQAGEALELKRIKS